In Oryza sativa Japonica Group chromosome 11, ASM3414082v1, the following are encoded in one genomic region:
- the LOC107279455 gene encoding uncharacterized protein, whose translation MLFRGDRANQESCHVCGSSRWITDKNGHPINSEGKKKPAKVLRYFLLIPRIQRLFSTDQTSGEMRWHEEGRTKDGLLRHPADGEAWKDFSARFPSFSADARNVRLGLASDGFNPFRNMSSKHSTWPVMLIPYNLPPWICMKQTSLILSMIIPGPDSPGNDIDIYLEPLVDELLQLWEGVETYDASARKKFSLRAALLWTLNDFPALAYLYGWSTGGKYACPSCATLTKSFRLKKGGKFCYMGHRRWLPRDHKYRELNSQFDGTEEKEIAPKTLNGTSVLRMLEGRVFVFGKMAKKKVSVAKMAKKKKQAKNKSNEKGSNRELKRKRKTCKEKSSDNASKSGKKPEDWLKKRSIFFKLEYWELNKLRHNLDVMHIEKNVCDNLIGTLLDISSKTKDDLNARLDLVDIGIRPELHPTVDDKGKQILPPAPFTMSRENKEILCSVIQNIKTPDGYASNISRCVNMKDCTLNGLKSHDCHVLLEDILPIALRSCYPSKAVMHIVNGLARFFKKLCSKVIDVSELAELQQSIVMTLCDMERVFLPSFFTVMVHLLVHLVEEVKFGGPVHYRWMYPLERSFVRIKALVRNRAYPEGSIAEGYIAEECLTYCSRFLEGSTRFTRAPRNPEPSDNIKDIYMFESAGEPIGKAITIGRFDNQLLVQAHRYVLRHCDELEDFRKEFLDEEKRKLPHTTNLKQSDVDRLINRSFADWLEQKVLQNGGVDIDEKTRALAAKPNKTVVCYSGYIINGFRFHTMMREAGRSTQNSGVVNIADDGVNYYGRLSDIVELSYRKYKVVLFRCDWYDVHHKAGIKKDEFDFTLVNFSRKIHSGDKLDHDPFVFSSQVEQVFYAEDAKAKGWHVVTRFKPRDIFDMGVEQQSNETE comes from the exons ATGCTCTTTCGAGGTGACAGAGCTAACCAAGAGTCTTGTCATGTGTGTGGTTCCTCCCGTTGGATAACTGATAAGAATGGGCATCCAATTAACTCTGAAGGAAAGAAGAAACCAGCTAAAGTGTTGCGTTATTTCCTATTAATTCCAAGAATCCAGAGACTATTTTCTACTGACCAAACTTCAGGAGAGATGCGATGGCACGAGGAGGGACGTACAAAAGATGGATTGCTACGGCACCCTGCTGATGGTGAGGCTTGGAAAGATTTTAGTGCTCGTTTTCCTAGTTTTTCTGCTGATGCCCGTAATGTGCGGCTTGGTCTTGCCAGTGATGGATTCAACCCTTTTAGGAATATGAGTTCAAAGCATAGTACTTGGCCAGTGATGCTTATTCCTTACAATCTTCCACCTTGGATTTGCATGAAACAAACATCGCTAATTTTGTCGATGATCATTCCTGGACCAGATTCACCTGGGAatgatatagatatatatttggAGCCACTTGTTGATGAGCTATTGCAACTGTGGGAGGGTGTGGAAACATATGATGCTTCTGCAAGGAAGAAATTTTCTCTCCGAGCTGCACTATTATGGACATTGAATGATTTTCCTGCATTAGCTTACCTATATGGTTGGAGCACCGGAGGGAAATATGCATGCCCATCTTGTGCCACACTTACAAAATCATTTCGCCTTAAAAAAGGTGGTAAATTTTGTTatatgggtcatcgtcgatggTTGCCACGAGATCACAAATATCGAGAATTGAATAGTCAGTTTGATGGCACTGAAGAGAAGGAAATTGCACCTAAAACATTGAATGGAACTTCTGTTTTGAGAATGCTGGAAGGCAGAGTATTTGTATTTGGTAAGATGGCGAAAAAGAAGGTAAGCGTAGCAAAGAtggcgaaaaagaaaaaacaagccAAAAACAAAAGTAATGAGAAAGGGAGCAATCGGGAACTCAAGCGTAAGAGAAAGACATGCAAAGAGAAATCAAGTGATAACGCAAGTAAGTCTGGAAAGAAACCTGAAGATTGGTTGAAAAAGAGGTCAATATTCTTTAAGCTAGAGTATTGGGAGTTGAACAAATTAAGGCACAATCTAGATGTGATGCATATAGAGAAAAATGTGTGTGATAATTTAATTGGAACCCTGTTGGATATTAGTTCGAAAACTAAGGATGATCTCAATGCACGACTTGACTTGGTAGATATTGGCATTCGACCAGAACTTCACCCTACAGTAGATGATAAAGGAAAGCAAATATTGCCACCTGCACCCTTTACTATGTCAAGAGAAAATAAGGAGATTCTATGTTCAGTAATTCAGAACATTAAGACCCCAGATGGTTATGCATCAAATATTTCTAGGTGTGTCAACATGAAAGATTGCACACTCAATGGTCTAAAAAGTCATGACTGTCATGTTTTACTAGAAGACATTCTTCCCATAGCACTTCGATCATGTTATCCTAGTAAAGCTGTCATGCATATAGTTAACGGATTGGCTCGGTTCTTCAAGAAGTTGTGTTCTAAAGTTATAGATGTATCCGAGCTTGCTGAACTTCAACAGAGTATTGTGATGACATTGTGTGATATGGAGAGAGTTTTTCTTCCATCATTTTTTACTGTCATGGTGCATTTGTTGGTACACTTGGTCGAAGAGGTTAAGTTCGGTGGTCCAGTGCACTACCGCTGGATGTATCCTCTAGAGAG atcATTTGTTCGGATAAAGGCACTTGTGCGAAACAGAGCTTACCCAGAAGGTTCAATTGCTGAAGGTTATATTGCAGAAGAGTGCCTGACATACTGTTCAAGATTTTTAGAAGGAAGTACACGCTTTACAAGAGCACCTAGAAACCCTGAACCTTCAGATAATATAAAAGACATTTATATGTTTGAGAGTGCTGGTGAACCAATTGGCAAGGCCATCACCATAGGACGGTTTGACAACCAGCTTCTAGTGCAAGCACATCGATATGTCTTGCGACATTGTGATGAACTTGAAGACTTTCGCAA AGAATTTCTTgatgaagagaaaagaaaactgcCTCATACAACTAACTTGAAACAGTCCGACGTCGACAGGTTGATCAATAGAAGCTTTGCTGATTGGTTGGAACAAAAG GTTTTACAAAATGGTGGAGTAGATATCGATGAAAAGACGAGAGCGTTGGCTGCAAAACCGAACAAAACTGTTGTGTGCTACAGTGGCTATATTATTAATGGTTTCAGGTTCCACACTATGATGCGTGAGGCTGGCCGCTCCACTCAAAACAGCGGCGTAGTTAACATTGCTGATGATGGTGTTAATTACTATGGCAGATTATCGGACATCGTAGAATTGTCATATAGAAAATACAAGGTAGTGCTCTTCAGATGTGATTGGTATGACGTCCATCATAAAGCCGGCATCAAAAAGGATGAATTTGATTTCACCCTTGTGAACTTCTCCCGAAAGATACATAGTGGAGATAAATTAGATCATGATCCATTTGTCTTTTCATCACAAGTGGAACAGGTTTTTTATGCTGAAGATGCAAAAGCTAAAGGATGGCACGTCGTAACGAGATTTAAGCCCAGAGATATTTTTGATATGGGTGTGGAACAACAATCTAATGAAACAGAGTAG